aataAATCATAATTCCTCCCAATTTCCCCTATTTCCCGGGGAATCCTTATTCACTCTCGCTCACCTCTCTCGCTGGACAGAATCTCTTGCCTTGACGACAACGAAGACGCTCTGAAGTTCAGAGCGTGGAAGCCATTGTTGAATGTGGTTTGGAGCTCCCGTTTCGAAgctaaagaagaagatataaggCACGCGGAAGAGAGGAGACCCCCTTAAATATTCCTGAGTCCTCTTCTGCCCGGAGCTCCGCTGGAGACAAggggccatctctctctctctctcccccaccttCATCTATAATAACAAAGGAGGCTTCTTTGTCTTTGTTGAATTCTTGATTCGGGATTGGGTCTTCGCCAATTCGCTCTGAAGACAAGGAAGCGAGTCTGGGTTGAGAATGTTGGGTCTCCAAATTTATCGGTTCCACTGAACCGGACTAGACCGATCGGTTCGGCTGGTTCTCCTAGTTCAGCTTCaagttccaccttggaaccagaGCAAATCGGGAACCGATCAACTCTACTGATTCTGTCCAAATTATCGATCTTCATATCGgaataaataattagaattaagaaaatcattatctttatttttatgttacaaTGACATTAAAGGCGGCTTAGCTACTCTAGTCAAGTCATTCCTCATCTTTCtctgctatttttttttttttttttttttttttaaaatgtcaaactctctctccctcctttccTCCTTGAGGCGCAAGCAACCGCCCCCGGTCGTCGTCTACTCTCACTTCCGTCCAATCATCATTCATTAAGATAAGATCGCCTTTGACCTTTTTTCAATGGAAGGACCCACCCTCCGCCGCGCCATCGTCGCCGTCGCGGAGCCGATCCGCCTCCATACGCATCGCCGGTTCGACCGGTTCGCGCGAAATTTCCACTTCGTCGGCTCGCCTGCCGCTCCTAGAAGCTCGCCGCTCCATGTTGCGCATGCGCTCACGTGTATAAGTAAGCCGCCGCAGCTATTCTGGACTCCACGAGCTTTGAATCTTGACGGAGGAGGGAGAACTTCGGTAGCTGACGCTCCTTGAAAGCGCGAGAAGCTTGAACCGAGAGAAAACTCAAGGCGGCAATCCGGTTCTCTCGCTCCTCCGCATTTTCTCGACTTCGGCTCGGTTACATATTCTCTTGAGGTCGGAGCTGTGAAATGCGGCCTTCGATCCTCAACCTCGCTTGCGTTTTCCTGGTTCTCTTCAGCTCCTCGTTCTCGGCCTCGCTCGGCAATCCTCGAATCTCGGAGGCGGGCATTCTATGCCTCAAATCCAACGTCACGTCCGTCTCGAACTTCCTCGACGTCATGCTGAAAGTTGCCGCGAAAGTCGCTGAAGATCGCTGGGCTAATGATTCCGAAACCTCTCCGTTGCTGGAAATCTATGCACTGGCTCAGTGCCATGGCGACCTGAGCCGCGACGATTGCCTCCTCTGTTTCGTGCAGAGCAGGACTATACTTCCTCGATGCACTATCTTGGATACTAAGGGGCGGTTGTATCTCGACGGTTGCTTCATAAGGTCCGACTACTATAATTTCTTTAATGAGACCATCGATCCGCAGCATGACATGGTCAAGTGCGCCAATCAGTCCAGCGTCTCGGCCGACCAGCAGGTGAGGCAGCAGTTCGCCGATAAGGTCGACTGGGTGCTAAGGAATGTGTCAGCGGTCACGCCGTAGAACAAGGGGTTTGCCATTTTCGGAGAGGCGAGGAGGGGAGGAGTCGCTGGCGTTTATGCGCTGGCGCAGTGCTGGAACACTCTCGACGAGAAGGGGTGTGGGGAGTGCTTGGCGAATGCAATGATCAGGGCGAGGAACTGCACTCCTGGGGATGAAGGGAGGGCTATGAATGCCGGATGTTTCATGCGATATTCGACTCAGAGGTTTTGTACTGTCTCTACAGATGGTGGTAAGAATTGAGTGATCTTGCAAGTTAGTCTGCACGATGTTCTAGTTTTCTTGTTCTGTATTTTCAACTGAATTGGGATAGCTGTAGTCTGTAGTAGGTTATTTTTTGCCTCTTAATTGCTATAGCTTCCGGTTTCTTGTCAGCAAAGGATGATCTCTGTGTTTTTTAATAGACTCGTTGAAGCTTGGGATCATCATTGCTATTGCTTTATCCGTTGCTGCTGCAACTTCACTTCTTTTCGTCAGTGCTTATGTTGGATACAGAAAATTAtccaagaaaagagaaggtaaatgTGAAACTAAAGAGGATATTTCTGTTTTAACTCTCTTTAAACATTCTCTAATGCCATCCATCTTCTTTGCCTATTCCCAGTCCAGAAGAAAGTCTTTGGCGTTCCGGCAATTGTAAGGAAGTTGAAtctgaattttaattatgaatCACTTGAAAAGGCTACGGACTTCTTTGATGAGTCAAGGAAATTAGGTCAAGGAGGAGCTGGTTCTGTATACAAGGAGATCCTTCCTGATGGAAGAGTTGTTGCAGTAAAAAGACTGGTGTTCAACACTCGTCAGTGGGTGGATGACCTCTTCAATGAGGTAAATCTGATCAGTGGAATCCAACACAAGAACCTGGTCCGCCTTCTTGGTTGCAGCATTGAAGGCCCAGAAAGCCTCCTAGTTTATGAATATGTTCCCAACAGAAGCCTTGATGAAATCCTCTTCGGTAAGTTATTCCCCACTTGCTGCTCCATTCTGCATCCGAGATTAGTGTAGTTTGTTCTATAAATAGGTCCTCTTACCATAATAAAACCCTAGAATTCTAGCTTCTCATAATTTGTTCCACGGTGTTAATCTAGTTGCTAG
The nucleotide sequence above comes from Eucalyptus grandis isolate ANBG69807.140 chromosome 2, ASM1654582v1, whole genome shotgun sequence. Encoded proteins:
- the LOC104418003 gene encoding LOW QUALITY PROTEIN: cysteine-rich receptor-like protein kinase 42 (The sequence of the model RefSeq protein was modified relative to this genomic sequence to represent the inferred CDS: substituted 2 bases at 2 genomic stop codons), yielding MLKVAAKVAEDRWANDSETSPLLEIYALAQCHGDLSRDDCLLCFVQSRTILPRCTILDTKGRLYLDGCFIRSDYYNFFNETIDPQHDMVKCANQSSVSADQQVRQQFADKVDWVLRNVSAVTPXNKGFAIFGEARRGGVAGVYALAQCWNTLDEKGCGECLANAMIRARNCTPGDEGRAMNAGCFMRYSTQRFCTVSTDGDSLKLGIIIAIALSVAAATSLLFVSAYVGYRKLSKKREVQKKVFGVPAIVRKLNLNFNYESLEKATDFFDESRKLGQGGAGSVYKEILPDGRVVAVKRLVFNTRQWVDDLFNEVNLISGIQHKNLVRLLGCSIEGPESLLVYEYVPNRSLDEILFVKNATSILSWQERLNVISGTAEGLAFLHGPCXVKIIHRDIKSSNILLDEDLTAKVADFGLARCLDPEKSHLSTGIAGTLGYMAPEYLVKGQLTEKADVYSFGVLVLEIPSGRKNCIFGQASGSVLQSVWKQYKSYSLAECIDPALKCKFPVSETLNVIQIALLCTQASPDLRPSMSEVVEMLKDRECIVPVPTQPPFLNNNLIPDDSSRSLNTNSGITKQPTNSEISFASTISLR